One genomic segment of Hydrocarboniclastica marina includes these proteins:
- a CDS encoding ABC transporter substrate-binding protein, which translates to MKVAKTVAVAVALSTSMALAPVALAQAANPSLISYDLGSLDTLDALDLSAQVKAVPKQSLPEYLSHYASDEYADAGSLKSPDVEAIRKLRPDLVLVTGRQGEIAEEIRKVATVKDVSMPEGEFADAVSDRVMRLAERYGAEDQAQAALKDLWIHTEKQQLAIQGKPEVLVVTHNSGSFSQRQEPVVAELLKLPAPAVPEQVEPVTRGTRTFIPLTAENMVAMAPDVLLIVDRSAAIGDEPLDRQKLIQDLAAQGGKDIKVEVLSPGLWYLSGGGLQSVRLQVDEVVAALQ; encoded by the coding sequence ATGAAGGTCGCTAAGACAGTTGCCGTTGCAGTAGCACTCAGCACATCCATGGCCTTAGCGCCCGTCGCGCTGGCCCAGGCGGCCAACCCAAGCCTTATCAGCTATGACCTCGGCAGTCTCGATACGCTCGACGCCCTCGACCTCAGTGCCCAGGTAAAGGCCGTGCCAAAACAAAGCCTTCCCGAATACCTGAGCCATTATGCCAGCGATGAATACGCCGACGCCGGCAGCCTGAAGTCCCCCGACGTCGAGGCGATACGCAAGCTGCGACCCGACCTGGTGCTGGTCACGGGACGTCAGGGCGAGATAGCGGAAGAAATCCGAAAAGTCGCCACGGTAAAGGACGTCAGCATGCCCGAAGGCGAGTTCGCCGACGCCGTGTCCGACCGAGTCATGAGGCTGGCGGAGCGTTACGGCGCTGAAGACCAGGCCCAGGCCGCCCTGAAAGACCTTTGGATCCATACGGAAAAACAGCAGCTGGCCATCCAGGGCAAACCGGAAGTTCTCGTGGTGACCCACAACTCCGGCAGCTTCAGCCAGCGCCAGGAGCCGGTCGTCGCCGAACTGCTGAAGCTCCCAGCCCCAGCCGTACCCGAGCAGGTAGAGCCGGTCACCCGAGGAACCCGAACGTTCATCCCGCTTACAGCAGAAAATATGGTCGCAATGGCGCCCGACGTGCTCCTGATCGTCGACCGCAGCGCCGCCATTGGCGATGAGCCGCTGGACAGGCAGAAGCTGATACAGGACCTCGCAGCACAAGGCGGCAAAGACATTAAGGTAGAAGTGCTGTCCCCCGGACTCTGGTATCTGTCGGGTGGCGGGCTGCAGAGTGTGCGGTTGCAGGTCGATGAAGTTGTGGCGGCACTTCAGTGA
- a CDS encoding class I SAM-dependent DNA methyltransferase, which translates to MTANALYTDLSAYYDLMCADIDYRTQSQGVHRLNRIFGNGSSLHLDLACGTGPHVRHFLDLGYASTGLDINEPMLDKARLRCPEAQFIRQDMGDFSVEEPADLITCFLYSIHYNQGLERLESCFACVYEALAADGVFCFNVVDKNRIDNSASVRHAADHDDSHFVFRSGWHYPGNGHRQSLKLRIDKTTAELTQSWQDEHPMVALGFGELQQMLRPWFDVHLLEHEYDRIAPWDGVSGNALVVCVKRPVRLS; encoded by the coding sequence ATGACCGCCAACGCCCTCTACACCGACCTGTCCGCCTACTACGATCTGATGTGCGCGGATATCGACTACAGGACCCAAAGCCAGGGCGTACACAGGCTCAACCGCATTTTCGGCAACGGCAGCAGCCTTCATCTCGACCTCGCCTGCGGGACCGGACCGCATGTGCGCCACTTCCTCGACCTGGGCTATGCGAGCACTGGCCTGGACATCAACGAGCCCATGCTGGACAAAGCCCGGCTGCGCTGCCCCGAGGCCCAGTTTATACGGCAGGACATGGGTGACTTCAGTGTCGAGGAACCGGCCGACCTGATCACCTGCTTTTTATATTCGATCCATTACAACCAAGGGCTTGAGCGCCTCGAAAGTTGTTTCGCCTGCGTTTATGAGGCCCTGGCAGCCGATGGGGTTTTCTGCTTCAACGTGGTCGACAAGAACAGGATCGACAACAGCGCCTCCGTAAGACATGCGGCAGACCACGACGACAGTCACTTTGTGTTCCGCTCCGGCTGGCACTACCCGGGCAATGGTCACCGGCAGTCTCTCAAGCTCCGCATTGATAAAACCACGGCAGAGCTGACCCAGTCATGGCAGGACGAGCATCCCATGGTCGCGCTGGGTTTTGGGGAACTGCAACAGATGCTCCGACCCTGGTTCGACGTCCATCTACTTGAGCATGAGTATGACCGGATTGCGCCATGGGACGGCGTATCAGGTAATGCCCTGGTGGTCTGCGTAAAAAGGCCCGTCAGGCTTTCTTGA
- a CDS encoding zinc ribbon domain-containing protein YjdM produces MSELPPCPQCQSEFSYEDGVFFVCPECGHEWKTEEDPGNAADEPGVRDANGNTLADGDTVTVIKDLKVKGSSLVVKVGTKVKNIRLVEGDHDIDCKVDGIGPMKLKSEFVKKA; encoded by the coding sequence ATGAGTGAACTTCCTCCTTGCCCGCAGTGCCAGTCAGAGTTCAGCTATGAAGACGGCGTATTCTTCGTCTGCCCCGAGTGCGGCCACGAGTGGAAAACCGAAGAGGATCCGGGCAACGCAGCTGACGAACCTGGGGTCAGGGACGCTAACGGGAACACGCTGGCCGATGGCGATACGGTCACGGTTATAAAAGACCTGAAGGTAAAAGGCTCGTCCCTGGTGGTGAAGGTCGGCACCAAGGTCAAGAATATCCGGCTGGTCGAGGGCGACCATGATATCGACTGCAAGGTCGACGGCATCGGGCCAATGAAGCTGAAATCCGAATTCGTCAAGAAAGCCTGA